One Brassica napus cultivar Da-Ae chromosome A1, Da-Ae, whole genome shotgun sequence genomic region harbors:
- the LOC125578311 gene encoding pEARLI1-like lipid transfer protein 1: protein MAVKDSLALFLLFNVIFFTLTTATRSTNCPPPPRKHNKHKPSPPTTPTTTGTCPKDTLKLGVCVNALNLLNDVTLGTPPVTPCCSLIKGLVDLEAAVCLCTALKASVLGININLPINLSLLLNVCKRKSPPGFQCP, encoded by the coding sequence ATGGCTGTTAAAGACTCTCTtgctctcttccttctctttaaCGTCATTTTCTTCACCCTCACTACAGCCACCAGAAGTACCAATTGTCCTCCTCCACCACGCAAACACAATAAACACAAACCTAGCCCACCAACTACACCAACCACCACGGGAACTTGCCCTAAAGATACCTTAAAGCTTGGTGTTTGTGTTAACGCCCTAAACTTGTTGAACGATGTGACTCTCGGAACTCCTCCTGTGACTCCATGTTGTAGCCTCATAAAGGGTTTGGTCGATCTTGAAGCTGCGGTTTGTCTTTGCACTGCCCTCAAGGCTAGCGTTCTTGGCATTAACATTAACCTTCCCATCAACCTAAGCTTGCTTCTCAATGTGTGCAAAAGAAAGTCCCCACCTGGCTTCCAATGCCCTTAA